A stretch of the Stigmatella aurantiaca genome encodes the following:
- the bacN gene encoding bactofilin BacN codes for MAQGETGIIGKGIVIKGSLTGGGDLVIEGRVEGQIALKNHLTIEGTGKVQADIRAEELTINGEASGNIDASTRVSINTSAKVAGDIKAPRIVIEDGAVFNGSIEMEVKLPDDI; via the coding sequence ATGGCACAGGGCGAAACGGGCATCATCGGCAAGGGCATCGTCATCAAGGGCAGCCTCACCGGCGGCGGCGATCTCGTCATCGAGGGGCGGGTGGAGGGGCAGATCGCCCTGAAGAACCACCTGACCATCGAGGGAACCGGCAAGGTTCAGGCGGACATCCGCGCCGAGGAGCTGACCATCAACGGCGAGGCAAGCGGCAACATCGACGCCTCGACGCGGGTGTCCATCAACACCTCGGCGAAGGTGGCCGGCGACATCAAGGCGCCGCGCATCGTCATCGAGGATGGGGCGGTGTTCAATGGCTCCATCGAGATGGAAGTGAAGCTGCCGGACGACATCTAG
- a CDS encoding alpha/beta hydrolase, with amino-acid sequence MARHDEGFFSAKDQLRLLWTLDVPEDAPRAHVLLVHGYGDHMQRYRFVTDALVASGFAVHGFDYRGHGRAEGRRGHCVRWPEYLDDLALAWERVGKAAGTQKRFLLGHSHGGLMVAHFLEQGAGGVAGAVLSAPYFKLALEAPVAKRAGAHVGNWVVPALRIKSGLKPEDLSRDPEVVRMTREDPLYIDTVTPRWFVESSKAQTEAQAQANRVTAPIFIFCGSNDGVAAPAGARGFFEAVGASDKKFKEYPGMLHEPLNELGREEVFRDISGWISAHL; translated from the coding sequence ATGGCACGCCACGACGAGGGCTTCTTCAGCGCGAAGGACCAGCTCCGGTTGCTCTGGACGCTGGATGTCCCGGAGGACGCCCCCCGCGCGCACGTGCTGCTGGTGCACGGCTACGGCGACCACATGCAGCGCTACCGCTTCGTCACGGACGCGCTGGTGGCCAGCGGCTTCGCCGTGCACGGCTTCGACTACCGCGGCCATGGCCGCGCCGAGGGGCGCCGGGGCCACTGTGTGCGGTGGCCGGAGTACCTGGATGACCTGGCCCTGGCCTGGGAGCGGGTGGGCAAGGCGGCGGGGACCCAGAAGCGCTTCCTGCTCGGCCACAGCCACGGCGGGCTGATGGTGGCCCACTTCCTGGAGCAGGGCGCCGGGGGCGTGGCGGGCGCGGTGCTGTCAGCCCCCTACTTCAAGCTGGCGCTGGAGGCCCCCGTGGCCAAGCGGGCCGGGGCGCACGTGGGCAACTGGGTGGTGCCCGCGCTGCGCATCAAGAGCGGGCTCAAGCCGGAGGACCTCAGCCGGGACCCGGAGGTGGTGCGCATGACGCGCGAGGACCCCCTCTACATCGACACCGTCACCCCGCGCTGGTTCGTCGAGTCCAGCAAGGCCCAGACCGAGGCCCAGGCCCAGGCCAATCGCGTGACAGCACCCATTTTCATCTTCTGCGGATCCAACGACGGCGTGGCGGCCCCGGCGGGGGCCCGCGGCTTCTTCGAGGCGGTGGGCGCGTCCGACAAGAAGTTCAAGGAGTATCCCGGCATGTTGCACGAGCCGCTCAACGAGCTGGGGCGCGAAGAGGTGTTCCGGGATATCTCCGGCTGGATCTCCGCCCATCTCTGA
- a CDS encoding tetratricopeptide repeat protein, which translates to MRPLRLHRAVPLWVLVGLSMSASAAPGRRPSVDREAMREAINAREGQERYASPASYAHFLQSRRLHHSGAHGAAVDELRLALATDEGNPYLLTQLGEEYARLGELAKAERELRRAVERSPRYYPAHVLLGRILLEGKRYTRARMHLRRAVGLRPREPEAYWALAQAYLETREPDEAVKVVEALATALPGEASGYRRLGLALAERGDRSRAERLLVRATERDPGDGEAWVALARLYEAAGQLASAEEAFSRSLEQDADNREVLLSAGRVALKQGSATRARAYFDRLLSLSDDPELTVRVAFAFLASRETAAAAEVLDTARRGTSLEPRISYYAGLVHERRRRYAEAAAAYGEVPETSELFEEVRMRRAGCLSRVGAHAQALALYQQALKDGPEDAALWVQYARAVERGGAPAQAEALLKEALARTPSAELYEALAATRQRQGRPAEGVAVLREALAQRPRDEALLYALGGAYEQQGQVEGALAQMRAVLRINPDNASALNFLGYMLVLHGHDVQEAERLVLRALALRPDTGAFLDSLGWVYFRRKEYQRAVETLERATQLEPEEPVILEHLGDAYRAASRPTDAAEAWRRALEVLTLDPEAAELPAQRQGLERKLKILSTEPPGR; encoded by the coding sequence GCGCGAGGCCATCAACGCCCGGGAGGGGCAGGAGCGGTATGCCTCCCCGGCCAGCTACGCGCACTTTCTCCAGTCCCGGCGCCTGCACCACTCCGGGGCGCACGGGGCCGCGGTGGATGAGCTGCGGCTGGCGCTGGCCACGGACGAGGGCAATCCCTACCTCCTCACCCAACTGGGCGAGGAGTACGCCCGGCTGGGTGAGCTGGCCAAGGCCGAGCGCGAGCTGCGCCGGGCGGTGGAGCGCTCGCCCCGGTACTACCCGGCGCACGTGTTGCTCGGGCGCATCCTCCTGGAGGGCAAGCGCTACACGCGCGCGCGGATGCACCTGCGCCGCGCGGTGGGGCTGCGGCCCCGGGAGCCCGAGGCCTACTGGGCGCTGGCCCAGGCGTACCTGGAGACGCGCGAGCCGGACGAGGCGGTGAAGGTGGTGGAGGCGCTGGCCACGGCGCTGCCCGGGGAGGCCTCGGGCTACCGCCGCCTGGGGCTCGCCCTGGCCGAGCGGGGCGACCGCTCCCGGGCGGAGCGCCTGCTGGTGCGCGCTACCGAGAGGGACCCGGGCGATGGGGAGGCCTGGGTGGCGCTGGCCCGGCTGTACGAGGCCGCGGGGCAGCTCGCGAGTGCCGAGGAGGCATTCTCCCGCTCCCTCGAACAGGATGCGGACAACCGGGAGGTGCTGCTGTCGGCGGGGCGGGTGGCCCTCAAGCAGGGCTCGGCCACCCGGGCCCGGGCGTACTTCGACCGGCTGCTGTCCCTGTCGGACGATCCGGAGCTGACGGTGCGGGTGGCGTTCGCCTTCCTCGCCTCGCGCGAGACGGCCGCCGCGGCGGAGGTGCTGGACACGGCCCGCCGGGGCACATCCCTGGAGCCGCGCATCTCCTATTATGCGGGGCTCGTCCACGAGCGCCGGCGCCGCTACGCCGAGGCCGCGGCGGCCTATGGCGAGGTGCCGGAGACTTCCGAGCTCTTCGAGGAGGTGCGCATGCGCCGCGCGGGGTGCCTCTCCCGGGTGGGGGCGCATGCCCAGGCGCTGGCGCTCTACCAGCAGGCCCTGAAGGACGGCCCGGAGGACGCGGCCCTCTGGGTGCAGTATGCCCGGGCGGTGGAGCGGGGCGGGGCGCCCGCGCAGGCCGAGGCCCTGCTGAAGGAGGCCCTGGCGCGCACCCCCTCCGCCGAGCTGTACGAGGCGCTCGCCGCCACCCGGCAGCGCCAGGGGCGCCCGGCCGAGGGGGTGGCGGTGCTGCGCGAGGCGCTCGCCCAGCGCCCCCGGGACGAGGCGCTCCTGTACGCGCTGGGGGGGGCCTATGAGCAGCAGGGCCAGGTGGAGGGGGCACTCGCGCAGATGCGGGCCGTGCTGCGCATCAACCCGGACAACGCCTCGGCGCTGAACTTCCTGGGCTACATGCTGGTGCTGCATGGGCACGACGTCCAGGAGGCGGAGCGGCTGGTGCTGCGCGCGCTGGCGCTGCGCCCGGACACCGGGGCCTTCCTCGACTCGCTCGGGTGGGTCTACTTCCGGCGCAAGGAGTACCAGCGCGCGGTGGAGACCCTGGAGCGCGCCACCCAGCTGGAGCCCGAGGAGCCCGTCATCCTCGAGCACCTGGGGGATGCGTACCGGGCGGCCTCCCGGCCCACGGACGCGGCGGAGGCCTGGCGCCGCGCCCTGGAGGTACTGACGCTGGACCCCGAGGCCGCCGAGCTGCCGGCGCAGCGTCAGGGGCTGGAGCGGAAGCTGAAGATACTGTCCACGGAGCCGCCGGGCCGCTAA